AGCGCGCTTCGGGGTAGCGCCCGGCGATCTCCTGGAGCTCGCCGTACGTCTTCTGATCGATGGTCACCGGTCCACGCCTCCCATGACGGGGTCGATCGACGCGATCGCGACGATGACGTCGGCGACCTGGCCGCCCTCGCTCATCACCGACGTCGCCTGCAGGTTGGTGAACGACGGGTCCCGGAAGTGCGCCCGGAAGGGGCGCGTGCCGCCGTCGGAGACCACGTGCGCGCCGAGCTCGCCGCGCGGCGACTCGATCGGCACGTACGCCTGACCGGCCGGCACCCGGAAGCCCTCGGTGACCAGCTTGAAGTGGTGGATCAGGCCCTCCATGGACTCGCCCATGATGTGCTTGATGTGGTCGAGGCTGTTGCCCATGCCGTCGCTGCCGATCGCGAGCTGGCTCGGCCAGGCGATCTTCTTGTCGGCGACCATGACCGGGGCACCCTCGAGTCCGGCGAGGCGCTCGACAGCCTGCTCGACGATCTTGAGCGATTCCCACATCTCGTTGAGGCGCACGCGGAAACGACCGTAGGCGTCCGCCGTGTCCCAGGTCTGGACCTCGAAGTCGTAGTCCTCGTAGCCGCTGTAGGGCTGGCTCTTGCGCAGGTCCCAGGGGTACCCGGTCGCACGCAGCGGCGGGCCGGACAGGCCGAGCGCCAGGCAGCCGGCGAGGTCGAGGTGACCGACGTCGACCAGACGTGCCTTGAAGATCGGGTTGGCGTTGCAGAGGTCGGCGTACTCGGGGAGACGCTTCTTCATCAGCTTGATGAAGTCGCGGATCTCGTCCAGCGCTCCGGCCGGCATGTCCTGCGCGACGCCGCCGGGACGGATGAACGCGTGGTTCATCCGCAGGCCGGTGATCAGCTCGAACAGGTCGAGGACCAGCTCACGCTCGCGGAAGCCGATCGTCATGACGGTCAGCGCGCCGATCTCCATGCCGCCGGTGGCGATGCAGACCAGGTGGCTGGAGATACGGTTGAGCTCCATGAGCAGGACCCGCATGACCTGGGCCTTCTCGGGGATGTCGTCCTCGATGTCGAGCAGCCGCTCGACGCCGAGCACGTACGTCGCCTCGTTGAAGAACGGCGAGAGGTAGTCCATCCGGGTGCAGAACGTGACGCCCTGGACCCAGGTCCGGTACTCCATGTTCTTCTCGATGCCGGTGTGCAGGTAGCCGATGCCGCACCGGGCTTGGGTGACCGTCTCGCCCTCGAGCTCGAGGATGAGGCGGAGCACGCCGTGGGTCGAGGGGTGCTGCGGACCCATGTTCACGACGACCTTGTCGTCGTGCTCCTCGGCGATGCCGGAGACGATGGAGTCCCAGTCCTGGCCGGTGACGGTGAACACGCGGCCCTGGGTGGTGTCGGACTCGGTTGCTGCGTACGGATCTGCGGTCATCAGTTGTAGCTCCTTCGCTGATCCGGCGGGGGCACGGTCCCGCCCTTGTACTCGACCGGGATGCCGCCGAGCGGGTAGTCCTTGCGCTGCGGGTGACCGGGCCAGTCGTCGGGCATCTGGATCCGGGTCAGGGCCGGGTGGCCGTCGAAGATCAGGCCGAAGAAGTCGAACGTCTCGCGCTCGTGCCAGTCCGCCGTCGGGTACGTCGCGCACACGCTGGGGATGTGCGGGTCGGCGTCGGGCGCGGTGACCTCGAGGCGGATCCGGCGGTTGTGGGTCATCGAGAGCAGGTGGTAGACCGCGTGCAGCTCGCGCCCGGCGTCCTCCGGGTAGTGCACGCCGTTGACCCCGGCGCAGAACTCGAAGCGCAGCTTCTCGTCGTCGCGCAGCAGCTGGACGACCGGGAGCAGGTCCTCGCGGCGGATGAAGAAGGTGATCTCGTTGCGGTGCACGACGACCTTCTCCACGGCCTGCTCGACGCCAGCCGCCTTGGCACCCTCGGCGAGCGCCGTCGCGACGTCGTCCATCCAGCCGCCGTAGGGACCTGAGGTCGCCCCGGGGAGCTCGACGTTGCGGGTCAGGCCGCCGAAGCCAGAGGTGTCGCCGGTTCCGGAGACACCGAACATGCCCTCGTGGCGGGAGATGACCTCGCCGGGGGCATCGGTGGTCGAGCCTGCCGAGGCCTCGACGACGTCCTTGCTGGGGTCCTGCGTCTCACTCACCGGAGCAGCCCCTTCATCTGGCTGGTCGGCAGCGCCTTCAGAGCGGACGCCTCGTTGGCCTCGATCTCATCCAGGCGGTTCACGCCGAGCTTGGTGTTCTGGACCTGGTCGTGCAGCTTGAGGATCGCGTCGATGAGCATCTCGGGTCGCGGCGGGCAGCCGGGCAGGTAGATGTCGACGGGAACCACGTGGTCGACACCCTGGACGATCGCGTAGTTGTTGAACATGCCGCCGGAACTGGCGCAAACACCCATCGCGAGCACCCACTTGGGCTCGGGCATCTGGTCGTAGATCTGGCGCAGGACGGGAGCCATCTTCTGGCTGACCCGGCCGGCGACGATCATCAGGTCCGCCTGGCGCGGGCTGGCACGGAAGACCTCCATGCCGAAGCGGGCGAGGTCGTACTTCGGGCCACCGCTGGTCATCATCTCGATCGCGCAGCAGGCCAGACCGAAGGTCGCCGGCCAGAACGACGCCTTGCGCATGTAGCCGGCGACGCCCTCGACGGTGGTCAGCAGGACGCCGGACGGAAGCTTTTCTTCAAGACCCATGGGTTGTCAGTGGCTCCTTGTCAGTCCCAGTCGAGGCCGCCGCGACGCCACACGTACGTGTAGGCGACGAAGACGGGAACGATGAAGAGGATCATTTCGATCAGCGCGAAGGTGCCCATCGAGTCGAAGGCCACGGCGATCGGGTAGAGGAAGACGATCTCGATGTCGAAGACGATGAAGAGCATCGCGGTGATGTAGTACCGGACCGGGAAACGACCGCCGCCCACAGGCTGGGGGGTCGGCTCGATGCCGCACTCGTAGGAGTCGAGCTTGGCCCGGTTGTTGCGCTTCGGGCCGGTGGCCGCGCTCATGATCACCGAGAAGATGGCGAAGCCGCTCGCCAGGACCAGGAGCGCCAGCACGGGCGTGTAGAGATCCATCCCTCACCTTCCAGCAAGTCCTCGACCAAGCGTCAGATTGTGCGCTTGTGAACATCTTCACGAACTCGCGACAAGGGCAGCATAGAGGCGAACGTCACATCGCGCGAACCCCCCTCCCCCTTAACGATTCCTGCAGGTCAGGGGCCGATTTAGCGCATGGCGACGTGCCCTAAATCACGTGGAATCGCGGGTCTCGCATCACCGCAGGTCAGACGCCGATCAGGACAGCCCAGCCCTGCGCGAAGGCGAGGCGTCAGGCCTTGGTGCCGTGGTGCAGGGCGACGATGCCGCCCGAGAGGTTGCGCCACTTCACCTTGCTCCAGCCGGCGCCCTGCAGGCGCGCGGCCAGACCTGCCTGGTCGGGCCAGGCCCGGATCGACTCGGCGAGGTAGACGTAGGCGTCCGGCGAGCTCGAGACCGCGCGGGCCACGGCGGGCAGCGCCTTCATCAGGTACTCGATGTAGACCGTGCGGAACGGGGCCCACGTCGGCGAGGAGAACTCGCACACGACGATCCGGCCGCCGGGCTTGGTGACCCGGAGCAGCTCGGTCAGGCCGGCGTCGGGATCGACGATGTTGCGCAGGCCGAACGAGATGGTCACCGCGTCGAAGGTGGCGTCCGCGAACGGGAGCTTGGTGCCGTCGCCGGCGACGAACGGCAGGTGCGGCTTGGCCTTCTTGCCGACCTGCAGCATGCCGACCGAGAAGTCGCACGGCACCACGGTCGCGCCGCGGTCCAGGAACGGCTGGCTCGACGTACCGGTGCCGGCCGCGAGGTCGAGCACGACCTCGCCGGGTTTCGGGTCCACGGCGTCCAGGACGATCTTGCGCCAGCGCCGGTCCTGGCCCATCGACAGCACGTCGTTGGTGATGTCGTAGCGCTCGGCGACGTCGTCGAACATCGCTTGTACTTCTGCGGGCTTCTTGTCCAGGTCGGCGCGGGTCACGGGGAAAG
The DNA window shown above is from Marmoricola sp. OAE513 and carries:
- a CDS encoding NADH-quinone oxidoreductase subunit B; translation: MGLEEKLPSGVLLTTVEGVAGYMRKASFWPATFGLACCAIEMMTSGGPKYDLARFGMEVFRASPRQADLMIVAGRVSQKMAPVLRQIYDQMPEPKWVLAMGVCASSGGMFNNYAIVQGVDHVVPVDIYLPGCPPRPEMLIDAILKLHDQVQNTKLGVNRLDEIEANEASALKALPTSQMKGLLR
- a CDS encoding NADH-quinone oxidoreductase subunit D, giving the protein MTADPYAATESDTTQGRVFTVTGQDWDSIVSGIAEEHDDKVVVNMGPQHPSTHGVLRLILELEGETVTQARCGIGYLHTGIEKNMEYRTWVQGVTFCTRMDYLSPFFNEATYVLGVERLLDIEDDIPEKAQVMRVLLMELNRISSHLVCIATGGMEIGALTVMTIGFRERELVLDLFELITGLRMNHAFIRPGGVAQDMPAGALDEIRDFIKLMKKRLPEYADLCNANPIFKARLVDVGHLDLAGCLALGLSGPPLRATGYPWDLRKSQPYSGYEDYDFEVQTWDTADAYGRFRVRLNEMWESLKIVEQAVERLAGLEGAPVMVADKKIAWPSQLAIGSDGMGNSLDHIKHIMGESMEGLIHHFKLVTEGFRVPAGQAYVPIESPRGELGAHVVSDGGTRPFRAHFRDPSFTNLQATSVMSEGGQVADVIVAIASIDPVMGGVDR
- a CDS encoding demethylmenaquinone methyltransferase, translating into MTRADLDKKPAEVQAMFDDVAERYDITNDVLSMGQDRRWRKIVLDAVDPKPGEVVLDLAAGTGTSSQPFLDRGATVVPCDFSVGMLQVGKKAKPHLPFVAGDGTKLPFADATFDAVTISFGLRNIVDPDAGLTELLRVTKPGGRIVVCEFSSPTWAPFRTVYIEYLMKALPAVARAVSSSPDAYVYLAESIRAWPDQAGLAARLQGAGWSKVKWRNLSGGIVALHHGTKA
- a CDS encoding NADH-quinone oxidoreductase subunit C; amino-acid sequence: MSETQDPSKDVVEASAGSTTDAPGEVISRHEGMFGVSGTGDTSGFGGLTRNVELPGATSGPYGGWMDDVATALAEGAKAAGVEQAVEKVVVHRNEITFFIRREDLLPVVQLLRDDEKLRFEFCAGVNGVHYPEDAGRELHAVYHLLSMTHNRRIRLEVTAPDADPHIPSVCATYPTADWHERETFDFFGLIFDGHPALTRIQMPDDWPGHPQRKDYPLGGIPVEYKGGTVPPPDQRRSYN
- a CDS encoding NADH-quinone oxidoreductase subunit A, encoding MDLYTPVLALLVLASGFAIFSVIMSAATGPKRNNRAKLDSYECGIEPTPQPVGGGRFPVRYYITAMLFIVFDIEIVFLYPIAVAFDSMGTFALIEMILFIVPVFVAYTYVWRRGGLDWD